In one Perca fluviatilis chromosome 7, GENO_Pfluv_1.0, whole genome shotgun sequence genomic region, the following are encoded:
- the tent5ba gene encoding terminal nucleotidyltransferase 5ba, protein MSCGDVSDQSRRFCVLSWDQVQRLDSILGEAVPIHGRGNFPTLSVQPRQIVQVVRARLEERGVCVKDVRLNGSAASYVLHQDTGLGYKDLDLIFGVSLKDDQAFRLVKDVVLDCLFDFLPAGVSRERITALTLKEAYVQKLVKVCNDTDRWSLISLSNNTGKNVELKFVDSLRRQFEFSVDSFQICLDSLLLFDRCSETPMSESFHPTVIGESVYGDFKEAMEHLCQRTIATRSPEEIRGGGLLKYCHLLVRGFTPSSEADMKHMQRYMCSRFFIDFSDIREQQRKLEAYLQNHFAGMEHKRYECLMTLHEVVNESTVCLMGHERRQTLSLISMLALKVLAEQNAIPTVTNVTCYYQPAPYVQDINFSNYYIAHVQPPQVSPCSNSYRTWLPCS, encoded by the exons ATGTCTTGCGGTGATGTGTCGGATCAGAGTCGGCGGTTCTGTGTGTTGTCTTGGGATCAGGTGCAGCGCTTAGACTCGATCCTGGGGGAGGCTGTCCCCATCCACGGCCGAGGAAACTTCCCGACTCTGTCCGTGCAACCACGGCAAATTGTTCAG GTGGTGCGGGCGAGGCTGGAGGAGAGGGGTGTGTGCGTTAAGGACGTGAGGCTGAACGGCTCGGCTGCCAGCTATGTGCTCCATCAGGATACTGGGTTGGGCTATAAGGACCTTGACCTGATCTTTGGCGTATCTCTGAAAGATGATCAGGCTTTCCGTCTGGTGAAGGACGTTGTGCTGGACTGCCTGTTTGACTTCTTGCCAGCCGGGGTCTCTAGGGAGCGCATCACGGCACTGACTCTCAAAGAGGCCTATGTACAGAAACTGGTGAAAGTCTGTAATGACACGGACCGCTGGAGCCTCATCTCGCTGTCCAACAACACAGGAAAGAATGTGGAGTTAAAATTTGTGGACTCTTTACGGCGGCAGTTCGAATTCAGCGTGGACTCCTTCCAGATTTGCCTCGATTCTTTGCTCTTATTTGACCGCTGCTCCGAGACGCCCATGTCTGAGAGCTTTCACCCCACTGTGATCGGAGAGAGTGTGTATGGGGACTTCAAGGAGGCCATGGAGCACCTGTGCCAGAGGACCATAGCTACACGCAGCCCGGAAGAAATCAGAGGGGGCGGCTTATTGAAGTACTGCCACCTGCTGGTGCGAGGGTTCACACCCTCCTCTGAAGCGGACATGAAGCACATGCAGCGCTACATGTGCTCGCGTTTCTTCATTGACTTCTCTGACATAAGAGAACAGCAGAGGAAACTGGAAGCCTACCTGCAAAACCACTTTGCTGGCATGGAGCACAAACGGTACGAGTGCCTGATGACTCTTCACGAAGTAGTGAACGAGAGCACCGTGTGTCTGATGGGCCACGAGCGGCGCCAGACGCTCAGCCTCATCTCCATGCTGGCGCTGAAGGTGCTGGCTGAGCAGAACGCCATCCCCACTGTAACTAATGTCACGTGTTACTACCAGCCAGCTCCGTACGTGCAGGACATCAACTTCAGTAATTACTATATTGCACATGTGCAGCCGCCGCAGGTTTCACCGTGCAGTAATTCATATCGGACGTGGCTGCCCTGTAGCTGA